One window of the Scylla paramamosain isolate STU-SP2022 chromosome 22, ASM3559412v1, whole genome shotgun sequence genome contains the following:
- the LOC135111901 gene encoding DNA-directed RNA polymerase II subunit RPB1-like, whose protein sequence is MVRRSQALPDSPRLSQTLLDSHRHYQTLPDTPSHSKDSRRTLPDTPRFSQTLPDSPSHSKDSSRLSQTFPETHRHSRSLPDTPRHSQTLPDTPRHSQAFPDTPRHSQTFPDIPRHSQTLPDTPRLSQTFLNSLRRS, encoded by the coding sequence ATGGTGCGGCGCTCCCAGGCTCTCCCAGACTCTCCTAGACTCTCCCAGACACTCCTAGACTCTCACAGACATTACCAAACTCTCCCAGACACTCCCAGTCACTCTAAGGATTCTCGCAGGACTCTCCCAGACACTCCTAGATTCTCACAGACATTACCAGACTCTCCCAGCCACTCTAAGGATTCTTCCAGACTCTCCCAGACATTCCCAGAAACTCACAGACACTCACGGAGTCTCCCAGACACTCCCAGACATTCCCAGACACTCCCAGACACTCCCAGACATTCCCAGGCATTCCCAGACACTCCCAGACACTCCCAGACATTCCCAGACATTCCCAGACACTCCCAGACACTCCCAGACACTCCCAGACTCTCCCAGACCTTTCTAAACTCTCTCAGACGCTCCTAG